GAATCGTCCCCCCTGGAGATGAAGGCGGCCCCCCGCCGCGCGATGGCGGCCAGCGCCTCGGAAGCGCTCTTCACTCCCCGGATGCGGGCGGGGTCGGCCGGGGGGCCGAGAATGACGAAATCGTTGACCATCAGCGTCTTCCGGTTGACGCCATGACCCTGTTTCACGAATTCGAGCTCCGCCTCCGGGGCATGGACCAGGACCAGGTCGACATCGCCGCTGGACGCGAGCCTGAGCGCCTGACCGGTTCCGACCGCGATGACGTGGACCCTGCAGCGGCACCGCTCCTCGAACCGCGGGAGGAGGTAGGGAAGCAGGCCCGAATCCTGCACCGAGGTGGTCGTGGCGAAGCGCAGCCTCGGCGTGTCCGCGGCGCCCGCGCCCGCGGCCCGCAGCAGGGGGAGAAGGCATATCAGGATCGTTCTGAGGATGATGGTGCGCATGAGAAAACCCGAATGACGGTCCCGCCCGGACCGGTCAGTCCCTTTCGTAGACCACCTTCCCGGTGTCGCGGACCTCGTACCCCCCCATTTCGACGATATTGGACTTGAAATCGTCGGAGCGGAGGACGGTGCAGAGCGCCTGGACGGCGTCGGTGGAAAAACTGGCGGTCGGGATCGCCAGGTCGAACCGCTCCCTGGCCAGGGGCACGAAATCGAGCCCCAGCATCCGGGCGGCGGCCATAATGCCGATGCCGACGTCGGCGCCGCCGCTGAAAACCTCGAGGGCCACCTCCATGT
This sequence is a window from Acidobacteriota bacterium. Protein-coding genes within it:
- a CDS encoding solute-binding protein — encoded protein: MRTIILRTILICLLPLLRAAGAGAADTPRLRFATTTSVQDSGLLPYLLPRFEERCRCRVHVIAVGTGQALRLASSGDVDLVLVHAPEAELEFVKQGHGVNRKTLMVNDFVILGPPADPARIRGVKSASEALAAIARRGAAFISRGDDSGTHRKELALWKKTGITPSGPWYLEIGQGMGAALTMAGEKGSYTISDRATWLGRRGRLKLEVLSEGDPDLLNHYSVIQVNPARFPTVNAPLALELVDWLCSPEGQKLIGDFRAGGHALFRPVCGPGK